CAGGTTCGCGAGGGAGCGGCCAGTCGCTTTCCCCGCCCGCccccgggccgggccgggccgttTCCTCACTTCCAGTTTGGCTCCCTTCCAACCCGACGCCCACGCTCCCGCCTCGTGGGCTCCTGTACACGACAAACACTTGTCAGTGCCCTGCTTCAAAGGGCTTCACTATTTTTAGAACGAAGTCTCAACACCCGCGTGGGACACAGTCCCGGCTGACTTCTCCAGCCTCACACATGACCACCTCGCTCCAGGTGCTGCTCACAGGTCCCTGGCCGCCACACTCCCCCTGCGCATGCGCCGAGGACACTCCTCTCACTCTCCCACCGCGACCCCACTCACCGGGCTCGGGTGTCACTTCCGGAGAGACTTCCCCGCACTCTCACCAATCTGGGAATAGGTTGGGGATTCTTCCCAGGTGTTCCCACATCTGCCTGTTCTCCTCCCAATCCTGGCACTTATCACACTGTATTGTCTCTTTACTGGTTTCCCTGCCAGACAGGAAGCTCCTTGGGCGGGGGCACATGCTTCATTCTACTGCACCCCCAGGACCTAACCAGGTACACGGCATACAGTAAgtcaccaaaaaaaccccccaaaaatctattaaatgaataaattagtgagagacacacaaagtgagaaaaagaaaaacaaagatactaATACGTTAAATCCGAACAGTTCTTTGCATTTACAAACCACTTTTATAGGTAATTTGATCCTCCTAAAAATTCCACCttgctttcattattattttaatagtgaggggcacctgggtggctcagctggctaagcgtacaacttcagctcaggtcatgatctcatggttcgtgggttcgagatccatgccaggctctgtgctgacagctcagagcctggagcctgtttctgattctgtgtctccctttctctgtccctcccctactcatgctctgtctctgtgtctcaataataaataaaggttaaaaagtaaaaacaaaaaacaaaaaaacaaaaaaaaaggaatatcgAGATCAAATGACCAAAATAAACATCTAGTACGAGGTAGGTTGCTTAGTAGAGAGTAAAAACTAGTGCCCCCATCTTGCTGTGTATTTGGGCCCAGAGACCTTGTATTTAGCACATAGTAACTGTTCAATAAGACGAAGATACTATAACTATTAGACGCATAATAATTTGAATTCTTGCATGAATGAGTGTAGTGCATGCAAtgccttcttctctttttccttcaagcTTCTCAGGTTTTCCTCTGACTAGCACTGGCTGCAATAGCACATCCCAATCCTAACAGTTCACTAGAGAGAGATTTTTCTGGTGGGTGAGCAGGACTGATCAGACCAATGACTCTGGCCCTTCAACCTCTCAAGGTTCAGTCATTCCCCCAGAGGGATCTTGTCTCTGTCAAAGCTCTaagtctgattttttaaaatttttttgtttttaatgtttgtttattttttgaaggagagagacacagagcacgagcaggggaggggcacagagagggagacacagaatccaaagcaggctccaggctctgagctgtcagcacagagcccaacacagggcctgaacccatgaccctgggatcatgacctgagctgaaatcgagttggatgctcaaccgactcttgattttgtttggctcaggtcatggactcaccttttgtgggatcaagccctccatcaggctccgcgctgttagggattcttgggattctttctctccattccctgcccctccccagtttgtatgctcactctttctcaaaaaacaaacaaaaaaaaacaacccaaaaacctaaactaaaaaaaccccccaaaacaacaacaaaaactccatAAAACTAATCAGTATTCTGCACCCAAAGGCCACCAATTCAACAGTCATCATAACTACAGTTGCATCAGGGATCTCAATAAATGGCACAGCCAAAAATCTGCTagaataaaatgacatttacCATGAAGTCATTGCCAAGCTTGTAGTGTCCGATACCATAATTGTAGGTCAGTTCTGCGACAAAATGATCATCCTCAGGTCCAAATCCTACCATTGTTTTACTCCACTTCCCATCATAAGGCCTGGAGAAACGAAAGTTAGTGAACCCAGTGACCAGAGACACAATCTGCCGCAGGCCTCCCGGAAGGAACCCATGGGACAGAGCAGTGGGCAGTCACCTCTGGTCCTCTAGGCACCCAAGAGGGTGAGATGACCTCTCAGCCGGTGCTAAAAGCAGCTATGGACAGTACGTGTGGGTCCCACCACACAGGCTCCAGTGACCAGCTGTCTGGCACTTACTTGAGGgaaatattcatttacttttctttacagTAGGGGACAGACCCCTATAAAGATGCTTCTCCAACCtgacctttgttttatttatccacCAACAAGCATGCAATTCTCATTAGGCTTGGAATTTTCCAGCTTGCTATGGTTACGAAGCTCAAGAGCCTCTCGGTAAAACTTTGCTTACTTTAGAGCATACACTTATTTGTGTTCTCGAAGCCTCCGCCCTAATTTATTGTCTCCCGAATTTAGTCCACTGCCTTTTACTCACTTTGAGAAACTGTCTTCTGTTCTCCAGGGGTATTTAAAGCCTAAACGAGATTTTAAGAAACAaggtgtcggggcgcctgggtggctcagtcagtttaagtgtccgacttcggctcaggtcatgatctcacggttccagccccacgtcaggctctgctaacagctcagagcctaaagcctgcttgggattctgtgtctccttctctctctgcccctcctccactcgcactcagtctctttctctgtctttcttctcaaaaataaattaaaaaattagaaacaaggtATCATACCCATTACAGGCAGCTTTGCAGCCCTCCTCAAATTCCTCATGCCGCAGAATCTAGTgaggaaagagaataaattgTCAAGTGTTACCAGTACTGTACACAGCATATGTAGCACAAGCCAAAATGTTATAACACGGACATTCACAACGTGTAAGGTTTACTTGTAAGACATAGATAATGAGTTTTCTATCTTGCCCAGACTCGAAGTAGTAGAGGTAAAGAAGAACATTTTGACACCAACGGTCACGCAACCAAAGCTCTGAAATCTATACACTGGGAAGCAGTGCTGTCTAgttaaaacaatgacaaaatcccccccaaaaaacaaagtaTGGCCTTCAGCACTGGAGAATTCTCATTTGTAATTCTGGCTGTCACTCAATAGTCGTGTAACTCTGAGAATGTTGCTTAGGGTCTGAGTCTCCCAATGTGTCATGAAAACATAATTTGTTAGACCGTTTGACACAGAACCCCACACACAGCAGGCTCTCAGTGTCTTGGCTTCTACCCTCCTTTTTGATTCCCACTGCTACTGCTCCAGTTCAAGCTCCCATCAGTTCTCTACTAGCCTCTTAAAAATCATCCTCACTGGTCTTTTTCCTTAAGACCACCATAAAATTATGTGCCTAATGTACAGCTCTGATCACATCCTTATCCTCTTCTAAAATGTAAGACAGCCCCCTACTTACTGTGCTATAAAATCCAAACCCCTCAGCATTCAAGATACTATCAGAAGTAGTCCCAGCCTATGTGTCCTGATACCCCATCTCAACTTCATCCAAGTAATCTAAGCTAAGGGCACAGAAAACTAGTGGTGTTTCCCAAACAGACCTTACCTTTGCATTGGCTCTTCAGTTTTTCTAGTACACTTCTCCCTCTAATCTTGGTTTGTGGAAATCTTAGCTATCTTTAGAGATCACCTCAAATACAAGGTCTCCATGAATTATTTCCTGATGACTCAGCCCGAAGTTATATCTTTCCTGTTGTCTTTGTAATAATAGTAGCAACAGACACTTATGTAGCACATGTGTACCCAATACTACACATTTAAcagtatttaattttcacaacaaccctTTAATGGAGGAAACATGTTAGGGAGAGTTTTGTGGTTTTCTATCACTTATCAAGTTTGACTTCCATTACTGTACTATGTACAATGTACTATATACAAATCCAattctcccctccacctccatccTAGGCCAGGAACTTTAGTTGAAGATAGATACTagggtcatttttatttttgtcaccaAAGTTCAACACAGGATCATGAAACACGGAGGATGTATTTTAAATGACTCATGAATTCAGGTAACTCTCTTGCACTCCAAGACTTCTGCACTGTCTCTGCATTAAATTGCACTCTTGCACCTCTAAAGCCCTTACTTAAACTCCCCAACAGCTTCCACCAGCATTTGCCAGGTGATCCCTCTAGATCGCAGCTGCTCAGGCTGGAGAGGCCGCTTCCGGGTGTTGGAAAGAACTGATTCTGACTTAGGGCCGGagcttttaaatatacaaaatggaCCATTCAAAGCAGTCCTAGAGAAGCAAAGCTCTAAATAGGCTGACTATCTAAACCAAAAGGGTCCAAACCGGAAGAAACTGATTTATTGTTTACCGGAAGAGTAGTATATTACTTTTTGTTTACGGACTTTCGCCCAAGGCTGGAAGCTCCACAAGGGTTGGGGCTCAGTATCTGTAAATGAACTTCTATGAAAGAAACGTGTGTAGGCACACAGTCGGCGACTAATAAAGGCCCTTTTCAAAGTTCATCTAACCCAAACAGTGACATGCAACGCTTCCCTTAGCTAAAATAACGCGACAAGGCTAAAAGAAGCCCAGAGCTAAGGTCGGACACCTGGGCCCTGGCTGAGATTCACGACACACCCATTTGTCCCCACCATCGCGGGCCAGCCCCTCCGGGCCCGGTCTGCACCTTCATCCCCAGGACATCGCGAAAGAAATGCGTCGTCTGGAAGCGGTTTCCCACTTTGAATACGAAGTGCAAAGCTCGACGAGTAGCCATAACCACCGGCTCCACGCCCATCACGCGTACAATACTGCCCGCCAGCGGCTGTGCAGACGGGTCGGTGACGTCACTGGCCGGCGCCGGCGCGCTTCCGTGACGCAACCCAAGGCGCGAGGAAAGATGGCCGCGCGGTTGAAAGGTTTAGGTTGGGCCACCCGGCCGCTGCTGCCGGTGGTCCAAACTTGGGACTTCCACGCGCGGCGCTGGGTCCGGGCGCTGCGGCGGAGCCCCGTGAGAGCGGTGTTTCCATCCGGACAGGTGGTGGAACGGAAGCCTGGTGCTGGGAAGCAGCCCCGCACAGCGGCGGCAGAGACCGCTCCCCACGAGCTGCGACGGAAGCCGTCGCTTCAGGTGCTTCCATCCCAGAAGCCCTGCACCTGGGAAGATTCGGGGCTTCGCTATGATAAAGCTTTACCCGGGGACAGAAGGCTGAGGTGATGTGTTCCTGAGACTTGTCATGTATTCCCGTTTCTCTTCCCGCCTGCCAACGGGACCTTACCGTCTTTCCTCCTTTTGGAAGACTTCTTCCACGTGCAACCTATTGGTTTTTATAATGCATGGAGGGCAGAATAAGTGTTTTCCTTGAAATTCCTTTGTTAATGTCCATGAAgttctttctgtgtgtctccGTAACAAGGATGTTGGTAATTAACCCGTCTTTTTGTTTCCACCCACAGCAGTGTAATGACAATTGTTAAGTCCAGGTCATTTCGGGAAAAGCATGGGAAGATCCTACTGGAAGGTCGCAGGCTGATTGCAGATGCTCTCAAGGCTGGTGCTGTAccaaaagttttcttctttagccGCCTGGAATACATAAAGGAGTTACCGGTTGATAAGTTGAAAGGTGTCAGCCTCATTAAAGTGAAATTCGAGGATATCACGGTTTGGTCCGACCTAGTAACACCACAAGGAATAATGGGTCAGTGCTTATACAGCGTGTCCCTAGAAGTAGAGACCTAAGATTATTTGTAACTATCTTAAGGTagcaagttttatttaaatcaaattcaAAATGTTATTGCCTAACCTTTTCTTGAGATgcggaccagcccacgcaccccaggcgaaaggtcctgagtagggggGGTGGTGTCAGCccatatctataagaaagaagacagacaacgtgaatggtggtaaagccacattttactaagatagtcagtgtcttaCATACCGTGGgtggttacattttttctttaatgattagatagttcaaggtccttgaagtaaagacatgctccagaaagggtcattcttgtcaggacagtagtaaataacaggaacaaataagtcattacaagggagggattccctaacaaaagtctgtttttaagcaTAAGATAAGCCTAAAGAATTCTCTTTTAGGGGATTTatattccttaaggcccttcagcagttcttcttgggcaagacgcttatcctttaagaagtaaatctttgacagaggtttgtgtttactcccaacagcagacagtgagctagagacaaaaacaaaataagggaaggctggagttactgattgacccaaattgattcaaagcctaaaagtatatgcctctttgcaaagaaacgagaaaatcatagacaggatgaacagaagccacatgtgtggcccagaaggccaaatgttgtttcacagtcttttcgatttgttctgcaacttcccaaatagttcacctgcgccctggaggcatagccatcaacggtcacttatatagattctcctgtgccccggaagCCTTGCCATCAACTGCTGCCatgcaggaggttttttggcctactgggccccgaCATTGAGACACCCAAAAAAATACAGTTCTCAAATCTGTGCATCTTACAGTACTCTCAGTGGAAGCTGAAGCCagttttgtttttgggggggtggggggtcatcATTTGTATTATGGTTCTTTATAGTCTCTAGGAATAACTACTCTTCCTCGAACATTATATTTTTAGGTTGCTTCTTCAACCTCTAATGTCCatctaaaatttaagaaaatgcttACTAAAGAATTTAGCCTTCCATTTGGACAAGACCACTGCCAGTGTGTAATAACCTTTCTGTCATTGACCCCCTTATTTTAGAAGTAGGTCTTAGCCGTAAGCTGCAAGCTGTTACTGTGTTTAGCCCATTGAATaggaaactgtctttttttatatttgttttttaatgcttatttattttggagagagatagagtgcgactgggggaggggcagagagagagggagacacaatatgaagcagctccaggctctgagctgtcagcacctagcctgatgaagggctcaaattcatgaactgtgagatcataatctgagctaaggttggacacttaaccgactgagccacccaggctctcctaacTTAAGATTCTAAGAGACTGTGGTGTCTATGAGCACTTAGAaagtcttttttctaaaaatatattattttaaaattttaatgttttattatttatttttgagagagagagggagagcatgagcaggggagggacagagagagagggagacatagaatatgaagcagctccaggctctgagctgtcaggacagagcctgatgcggggctcaaactcatgaactgcaagattatgacctgagccaaagtcggacgtttaaccgactgagccacccaggggccccaaaaaatttatttaaaaaaggaaaaagaaaatcttttttctaattaatgGGAAGTCTAAATTCTTAATATCTTTTTGACATTGGAATTATATTTTAGATCTGAGAATTGAATGGCAATAAATGTAGAGGTTTCTCTTGGATAGTAAGGGACAGTCGGGGTAGGGGATGTTATCTTCAGTATTCTTGTGTTTAGGCCAGAGTCTCTCCTGCCAGTTGTGCATGTGTTTTCCTGTAGTGGGTAAAGTACAGCTATTAGTTGGGAGAGGAAGTTTGGGGACCATCTCTTGTTCTGTAACTCAGCAAGTCCTAAGGACCTGTGACCCTGCCGGTCCCCTAGGGTGGGGATTTGGACTGCTAAAGTCCTCCACTCGAAGTATCTGTGCTCTTGTTAGCTGTATCTCTAATTCCCTTCTCTGTGCTACAGTGCAAGTATCACTCATTTTTACCATGCTGGCCACTTTGGGCACATGTGTTGATAGAGACTAGACCATCGTGGACTTCTGTAGCCCTCTTCGTTATGACTGCTTTTATCATTGTGtgcttttaagaatatatattatttagctTACCCTTTTATTTCGTATTTGAGAGGTGgagtaaaaggagaaagagataagACTGCCTGTCAGGGTCCTGGCACATCTCTGAATCCAGTTAGGTGAGTCAGGCATCTAGCAGAGTGTTCTCGTCACTGCAGCCATACAGGTAGAAATGAAAGGACttcgtgggggcgcctgggtggctccatcggttaagcatctggcttcagctcaggtcatgatctcatggttcgtgggttcgagccccgcgtcaggctctgtgctgacagctagctcagagcctggaggctgctttggattctgtgtctccctctctctctctgaccctcccctgctcgtgctgtctctctctgtctctcaaaaaataatttaagaataagTACGTACTCTTGGTGGGGTTAAGTATAGGTATGTATTCTTGGTGCGAATAAATTGGAGTAGCTTTGGGGAGGACAGTTTAGTGGTATCTATTAAGAGTGCTtggggcttctggctggctcagttgggagcacatgtgactcttgctctccgggccatgagtttgagccccatgttggcgtagagattagttaaataaatatttttttaaaaagtgcacacACATCctatattgattttatatgcaAGTGTTTTTCATAGGGAAATGTTGGGACATATGCATAGAGAGGTATACAGGGATGTTCATTGCAGGGTTGTTTATAATAGGGAAAGTGGAAAATAATCACGTTGTTGGTGGGGAAGAACTAAATAAAGGTGGTATGTTCGTGTTACAAAATAATATGTAACAGTTAAAATCGGGTAGCTCCAGATAGATGTATGACATGGTAAGTTGTCTCAGACATCTGCTGTTACAGGACTGAGTAAGTAGATCACAGGATAATACATGGAGTATGCATTTtgtatgtaaaagaaaagaagcacCTGTGTATGGGTAGACGTTTATATAggtaggggggcgcctgggtggctcagtcagttaagcgcccaacttcagctcaggtcatgatctcccggtttgtgggttcgagccttacgttgggctctgtgctgacagctcagagcctggagcctgcttctgattctatgtcttcctttctctctgccagtcccctgctcaccctctgtctgtctgtctgtctgtctctctctctcaaaaacaaaggtttagaaaaatatatgtaggTAGATGCATGGAACCAGTTCTGAAGGGATACATACATTCTAAGAGTGAAAACAGTTATGGGGAGGAGGTGTCATGACAGGAGTTTATGTATGATTTTCTTTCAATCAGAATGTATTCATGTAATAATTGTGTAACTAAGAACACAGAAAGATTGACAcataaaagaaaagccaaattATCCGCCATGTTAAATCAGACAAATGAGCTGCCTGTTTTGTTTCATCAGGGATTTTTGCCAAACCTGACCACGTTAAGATGACCTACCCAGAGACTCAGCTTCGCCATTCGCTGCCCTTATTGTTGATTTGTGACAATCTCCGTGACCCTGGGAACCTGGGGACCATTCTGAGATCTGCTGCTGGTGCAGGCTGCCGCAAAGTGTTACTCATCAAAGGTCAGAGCCCTTGTTCCTGGGTGGGTTGGTCGGCCATATGTAAGTGCGCTGGCTCTGTGGACAGACATACATGGATTAGAACCTTGGGTCTGCCTCTGATTAGCCGTTTGGCTGTGAGCGATATTCTGAGTGTcatgttcctcatctgtaaagtgagcaTAACAGAATCTCCCCGGTAGGGTTGTTCTGAGAATTGAGACGGTGCACGTGAGGTACTTAGCACTCTGCTTGGCAAACGTTAAGTACTTCAGGACATGTCAGTTatcttttaagattattttgacaCCGGCCAGGATATTAAAGAACTTACAATCAGTCGAGGAAGGAAATAGATGCCAGTTTTAACACTTCATTTCAAGTCCTTTATTTAGTGATCTTGAGTTCCTAAACTGTTGGGCATATGAAGCCTTCCTAACTCTAGACATTCTGAATCTTGTAAAAGGAGTTATGGTTATGAACAAGATTATGAAATCGGGATGCATTTGCCTTAGCCTCGGGATGGGTCCAAGCCCCCACACAAGTTAGCCTCATGACATTTCTCTCTGCTGTCCTCAGAAATTGGGATGAATTGGCTTGGTTCTAAACAGACTTGCCTAACAGCTGGGACCTAAAATGCCTGTTACACCTTGCAGGGGGGTTGGGAGTGAGGGGCATTCATCGAACACACTCCAGCTCTCATTCACTGTAAGCTACCAAGGACACCTGCTGCTGAGACTTGCCTCAGTTGCTCCTTTCACCCCTTCAGCCCAGTCACACGTTGTGGGAATAGATGGAGCAGATGGAGAGATGCCGGCATGAGAGCTAGGTGCTGGGCTTCCATCATCGGTACCCCGCTTGCCCACCCCATTGTTGAGATCTCTGAGAGCCGGTGTGGTGTGCTTGCTGCGTTCATGGTGGTGGCCGGTGCATAGGACGAGGGGAGTAGGGAGCACTTGGTGTGGTGCCCGGCATGGAGGACGTGGGGATGAGGGGGCCCATCCCATCTGTCCCTTACTCCCCGCCAGGGAGAGGGCGCGCACTGGATGGCTCCCCTCGTGAGTCTCGGTCCCTCTTATCCTCCCCTGTCGCCCGCAGCCTCTCGACATACAGCCCAGCTCTTACCCCAGTTCCCTGCAGTGACTGGGAAAGTCCGTGGTTGGCAGCAGGAGTGGGCAGTGTTACCttctgtgtcttattttccttttaaaatttggcCTGCCTACTTACTCTGTTCTGAAGTTGGGTTACTTTTTACAACAACTCATAATGCAGAGAGTTGTGTTAACAAGTTAGGGGATGGTGGCAGGTATGTGGTGCCCTGGCCCAGCTGTCTCCCCCAGCCTGTGGTCCTGACAGAGACCACGTGGAAGTGGCTGGGCTTAGCCTGTGTCTCAATATAGAAAATAGTTCTGTGGTTTGAGAaggcgtgtgcgtgtgtgtgtgtgtgtgtgtgtgtgagagagagagagagagcaagcgagcgagcactGTTGCCTTGGCTCTCCATGGGTCACTGTAATTGCCCCCCATCTAATTTCCCCTCTTTAGGGTCTTCTCTGCTCTGGTGCAGCTTCAACATTGAAGCCAAATGggtctttctaaaatgtaaaccAGATTCTGTCACTACTTTGCTTAAAATCCTTTCGCAGTATTACATAGTCCAATGGATAAAATCCCAACTCCTCAATCTGGCATACCCAGCCTCCTTTAAATTGGTCCTTGCCTGCCTCCTATTTCAtctcccactccacccccacctgCTATTGGCCTGATCACTTTACTTAACAGTTTTTGGACTGTGGCGCTCTTCCCCCTTCTATCATtctgtcctctgcccccacctttcTTTGACAGCTTCCTCTTATCCTTCAAGATCCATCTCAGTGTCATATTCTCTGGGACATTTTTCCTGATCGCTCTGTTCAGTACAAGGGTTTTCTGTTGCCCCGTTCATACTTCTTTTACATCAACTACTGATACTGTAGTCACGTGTTCAGATAATGTCCGACCACCATCGCTCACAGTACCATGAGCTCCTTGAGCTTGGGGACTTTAAAGCTCTTTGCCTCTCCTGTGCTGTGTCTGGCCCGAGTGGATGGCAGCTGTTGCAGGGATGGAGACGGTCTCACTTAGCGCCAGCAGGAGGCCACCCTGCAGTCCCTTTGCTGGGCACTGCTGTAACTGGGGAGGCAGAGGTCCAGGCTATCTAGAAGGCTACAGTAGGACATGTTTTGCTTTCTCTCCTGATCCGGAATTAATCTGATTTACTGCAAAAACTCCTTGTCTGGGAAGGTTTATAATCTTAATTGGATCCTGTCTCTATTTTCTAGGCTGTGTGGATGCCTGGGAACCCAAAGTTCTACGGGCAGCAATGGGTGCACATTTCCAGGTGCCCATCGTCAGTAATCTGGACTGGGAAACGGTGCCTGACCACCTGCCCACCGACACCCGCGTCTACGTGGCTGACAACTGTGGTCTTTACGCCCAGGCTCACATGTCTAATAAAGCCATTGATCACGGCTGGGTATGTGATCAACAACTCTCGAAGTTACACAAgtatgaggaggaggaggatctAGAAGCTGGAGCCAGTAAAGCCTGGCTCCCTGAAGTTGAGGTGCAGAGTTATGACTTGGACTGGACAGAGGCGCCAGCAGCTGTGGTGATAGGCGGGGAGACCCACGGCGTGAGCCTGGAGTCCCTGCAATTGGCCGAGAGCACCGGGGGCAAGAGGCTGTTGATCCCCGTTGTGCCCGGTGTGGACAGCCTAAACTCGGCTATGGCTGCAAGCATCCTGCTTTTTGAAGGGAAAAGGCAACTGCGGGTAAGGGcagaacacatgagcagggaCAGAATTTACACTGAGAGGGATCGTGGAAGTCAGTCCTT
The genomic region above belongs to Suricata suricatta isolate VVHF042 chromosome 17, meerkat_22Aug2017_6uvM2_HiC, whole genome shotgun sequence and contains:
- the MRM3 gene encoding rRNA methyltransferase 3, mitochondrial isoform X1 gives rise to the protein MAARLKGLGWATRPLLPVVQTWDFHARRWVRALRRSPVRAVFPSGQVVERKPGAGKQPRTAAAETAPHELRRKPSLQVLPSQKPCTWEDSGLRYDKALPGDRRLSSVMTIVKSRSFREKHGKILLEGRRLIADALKAGAVPKVFFFSRLEYIKELPVDKLKGIFAKPDHVKMTYPETQLRHSLPLLLICDNLRDPGNLGTILRSAAGAGCRKVLLIKGCVDAWEPKVLRAAMGAHFQVPIVSNLDWETVPDHLPTDTRVYVADNCGLYAQAHMSNKAIDHGWVCDQQLSKLHKYEEEEDLEAGASKAWLPEVEVQSYDLDWTEAPAAVVIGGETHGVSLESLQLAESTGGKRLLIPVVPGVDSLNSAMAASILLFEGKRQLRVRAEHMSRDRIYTERDRGSQSLV
- the MRM3 gene encoding rRNA methyltransferase 3, mitochondrial isoform X2, encoding MAARLKGLGWATRPLLPVVQTWDFHARRWVRALRRSPVRAVFPSGQVVERKPGAGKQPRTAAAETAPHELRRKPSLQVLPSQKPCTWEDSGLRYDKALPGDRRLSSVMTIVKSRSFREKHGKILLEGRRLIADALKAGAVPKVFFFSRLEYIKELPVDKLKGVSLIKVKFEDITVWSDLVTPQGIMGIFAKPDHVKMTYPETQLRHSLPLLLICDNLRDPGNLGTILRSAAGAGCRKVLLIKGCVDAWEPKVLRAAMGAHFQVPIVSNLDWETVPDHLPTDTRVYVADNCGLYAQAHMSNKAIDHGWVCDQQLSKLHKYEEEEDLEAGASKAWLPEVEVQSYDLDWTEAPAAVVIGGETHGVSLESLQLAESTGGKRLLIPVVPGVDSLNSAMAASILLFEGKRQLRVRAEHMSRDRIYTERDRGSQSLV